Within Treponema primitia ZAS-1, the genomic segment CTTAAAGTTAATGCCGTGACGCATTAACTCTTGCCCCGGCTTAAACGAAGAGATCAACATAAACACAAATGGGGCAATGCAGAAAGCTGAGGTAATTATACAAATACCCAAAATAATTATACGTGTAATAATGTGGTTATTTTTTTTCATTGCCCTCTACTGCTCCTTCTTAAAAAACCCTGTCATAAATAATTGCGCCGCCGTAATCGCCATAATAAGTATAATAAGCGTAACACCAATAGCGGAAGCAAGTCCAAGGTCATTATTCGTAAAGCCGGCTGAATAAATATAGCCGACCAGCGTGAGCCCGATATCCTCCGGAGATCGGGCTGTCCAAAAAGAAAAGGACTCGGCAAACATGGAAAGCCCGCCATACACACTGATAGTGATTACATAGGTCGTCACCGGGCGTAACGACGGAAGAGTTATATAAAATAGTTTTTGTACGGCATTCGCCCCATCAATCTCGGCGGATTCGTACAATTCAGGGGAAATATTTTGCAGTCCCGAAAGGAAATACACGATATTAACGCCGAGCCACCGCCAGGTACACAGGACAACCAACGCAAGCATACCGGTATTCGCTTCCATAAGCCACTTACGGGCAGGAATACCGAATTTACCAAGAATTGCGTTCATAAACGTTGCATCCTGTGACCCGAAGGCATACCGGAAAAACATACCGGCGACGATAACCGATGTCAGCGCCGGTAAAAAGAACACGGAACGAAAGAAGGTCTTGCCGATAGTAAGTTTATTATTCAACAGGACGGCAAGCAGCAATGGCAAGGGCACTAATACAAAAATTGTCCAGAACGTGTACCGTAAACTATTCCATATTGCCTTATAGTAATGCACGTTAAACAGCCGCTTGTAATTCTTCAATCCAATAAAACTGACATCATTGAAGCCGTTCAGTTTTTGAAAGCTCATGATAAACGAGCTTATCAGTGGATAAAAAAAGAATACTAAGAACATCAATATAAAGGGCAATATAAAAATATAGGGAGCAACGGCCTGCGATGTCAGCGGATGCGGCTTCTTAGCGCTTTTATCGTTTGTTACCTGCATTAGTGTCTCCTTGCCAAATTAACTTACGCGATACTTAGTTGATTGCACGCAGCTCGTCAGCACCGGCCTTAAGCGCCGCTGCGGGGGTCAAGCTCTCGCTCTCCAAAGCCGCAGGTAACACCGACTTCTGCAAAACCGTTATCCCCTGGGGATAGTTGGCGGTGATGTTCAAGGGGTTGAATTCATCCTTGACGGTGTAGAGTATATCAAACACACCGGTACCGAAATAATCGGTGTACTTGTTAGGCGCCTTCATGATTGGATCGTCCCACACGTCCCAGCGCAGGGGGTCGAAGCCCAGCACGGTCCATGTTTTGATACTCTGATCGCGATCCAGTTTGGCAAAGGCGAGGAAATCCTTGCAGAGCGCTGCGTCTTTTGCCTGGTTGGTAACACCGGTTCCCGTGCCCCCCATACCCGCAGATCGTTTATCCGTGGAATTGAAGACCGGCATGGGCAGAATGGCGATTTTTCCCTTCAGATCGGGCATATAGTCCGTGAACCGCCCCATGTACCAAGCGGGCATTACGATTGCCCCCACGTTACCTTCGTTCATATAGGCATACCATTCTTCTGAATGCATGAAACCGCCGGGGGCTTTCACCGCGATACCGGAACGGATGTTGTCCAGCATGAACTGCAAGGTTTTGTTATTGATAGCGTTGTCCAGGATGACGGAACCATCGGCGGCGAAGATGTCCGAACCCTGTTGGTTCATCAGGGGGTACATGGACCAGTGTTCCGTGGTTTCATAGGCGGTCATGGGTTTTCCGGTTTTGGCGAGCACCGTTCTACCGGCAGCCACGAAGTCGTCCCATGTTTTAATGGCATTAATATCTATCCCGGCGGCGTTCATAATGTCCATGTTGTAGTACATTACCGTAGCTCCCACATGGGCATCTACGCCGTAGTAATTGCCATTTTTAGCGTAGTTGTCAAAACGGGCCTTCACCACATATTCCATGTAAGGGGCCAGGACATCGTTCAGGGGAAGGAGTCCCGGGGATGTGCCCTGGATGAAGTTGGCAAAACGGGCGATTTCAATGTCCGCTATATCGGGAGCGTTTTTGCCGGACTGCAGGGCGATGAGCAGTTTGTTGTGGTTGTCGTCGTAGGAATAAACCTCGGTGTTCAGTTTGATTTGGCGATCAGGATTTTTGGCGTTCCATACCTCTGCCGCATCCTCCATAAAACCACGGTGCAAGTCCTGGAATGTCCAGAACGTCAACTGATACGGACCCTTCCCGGCGACAGCATCCTTCTTTTGACAGCTTAACATTGATACTGTCCCCGCGGTGATAACCAAGACCAGGGCGGTAAACAGTACTTTCTTCACTACATTCATTTCTTTCCTCCAAATAGATAGAAATTAATTTCCGTGAACGTACACCGTGCGTGAACGTTCACATTGCGTGTACGTTATACACCCGGAGACCCTATTCTGTCAACAAAATTCATAAAAAATTGTGCGCTTTTCATCTAAACGGGGATATTTTCTTTTAGGTACATATCCAGGGGAATTTCAACTTTTTGAGGTATCTGTTGTTCCAGCACAATGCGCCGGTACAGGTTCAGCAGCGCCTCCCGGCCCTGAGATTCGGGACGCTGGGAGATGATGACGTCGATCCAGCCTTCCTCCAGGAACAGACGATTATTGGGGACAAGATCGTAACCGATGAGTAGAAAATCCCTCGGTTTTTTACGTTCCTTTGCGGCTTGAGCAACCCGATGAGCCATACTGTTCGTTACAAAGATACCCGTAAGATCCGGGTTTTCCCGGAGAAAACGGCTAATTTCTTCCACCGAAATTTCGGTTCCCAAATAACTGGAATATTCCTGTACCAGGCTGGGAAACCCTTGTTCTCCGGC encodes:
- a CDS encoding carbohydrate ABC transporter permease, with the protein product MSFQKLNGFNDVSFIGLKNYKRLFNVHYYKAIWNSLRYTFWTIFVLVPLPLLLAVLLNNKLTIGKTFFRSVFFLPALTSVIVAGMFFRYAFGSQDATFMNAILGKFGIPARKWLMEANTGMLALVVLCTWRWLGVNIVYFLSGLQNISPELYESAEIDGANAVQKLFYITLPSLRPVTTYVITISVYGGLSMFAESFSFWTARSPEDIGLTLVGYIYSAGFTNNDLGLASAIGVTLIILIMAITAAQLFMTGFFKKEQ
- a CDS encoding ABC transporter substrate-binding protein, which encodes MNVVKKVLFTALVLVITAGTVSMLSCQKKDAVAGKGPYQLTFWTFQDLHRGFMEDAAEVWNAKNPDRQIKLNTEVYSYDDNHNKLLIALQSGKNAPDIADIEIARFANFIQGTSPGLLPLNDVLAPYMEYVVKARFDNYAKNGNYYGVDAHVGATVMYYNMDIMNAAGIDINAIKTWDDFVAAGRTVLAKTGKPMTAYETTEHWSMYPLMNQQGSDIFAADGSVILDNAINNKTLQFMLDNIRSGIAVKAPGGFMHSEEWYAYMNEGNVGAIVMPAWYMGRFTDYMPDLKGKIAILPMPVFNSTDKRSAGMGGTGTGVTNQAKDAALCKDFLAFAKLDRDQSIKTWTVLGFDPLRWDVWDDPIMKAPNKYTDYFGTGVFDILYTVKDEFNPLNITANYPQGITVLQKSVLPAALESESLTPAAALKAGADELRAIN